Below is a genomic region from Parus major isolate Abel chromosome 22, Parus_major1.1, whole genome shotgun sequence.
TGTACCACATGCGGCTCTCGGATGAGACCctcctggaggtgtcccagcgTTTTGAGAAGGAGAtggagaaggggctgggagcagacaCCAACCCCACCGCCTCCGTGAAGATGCTGCCCACCTTCGTCAGGTCCACCCCGGATGGGACAGGTGAGACCAGAGgtgctcctggcagagcagagggagggctggggacacctggcactgccagcacaggggtGGCACTCACAGCCACCTTCACTCACTGCTGGCCCTTCGCCCTGCTCGGGCTGAGCGTGGAGCCTGCCTCGCTCCCCGCTccgtgctggggctggaggggctcccagttcctgctggcaggaggagggagggagggaggagggagggagggaagccGCCCTCGCGTGCCCTTGCTGGCAGGACAGAGACAGTCACGGGTCCTGCTCATCAGATTTCATTAGCAGTGAGGCGGCAGCGGTGCCAGCGCTGTCTGAGTGCCACCAGGGCCCCGGCAGGAGCTCACAATGTGGCCTTTCTGCCTCTCCCCgagctgcccacagcagctccagccaggcacATCCTCCTCTCAACCCAAAGAGCTGCTCCCTTGGGCATCCATATGGGAAAGTTCCTTgttccctctcccagccctgtgttCTGGGGAGGACTtgtctccatccctgcagcatcaCCCCTTGCCCTCAGGTGTACCCAGGACCCACCGAGTGTTTGGAGCGGTGCTGGctcaggaagggaaggagggacggagctctgagcagctggagctgctgcagttccacacctgggctggcagcagccttgGAAAGGGCCCCAGGGATGGTTGGTTGTGTTGGATGGAGTTACTCGGGGTTGGGGTTGCCCTGGTGCCGGCACCTTCACAGGGATCTGTGCCAAAGCTCGGTGGCAGAGGCTTCTGGCCACCAGCAGGAGAGGTGGAAAAGAGGAACAGAGCCCAAATCCCTCatggctgctggctggctgctccctgggggCCAGGACAGGAGTgatagaaccatggaatggtttgggctggagaaGCCTCTACGTTGGTGAAATCCAACCAcgccccagcacagccaaggccaccactgtcctcaagtgccacatccacacaggTGCTAAATCCCCCCAGGGATGTccctgttcccttccctggtAATGTCTCAGTGAGTCTGGGGATGGTGGTGGcacctcctgcatccctggggagaaagagacatcatggaatggtttgggtggaaagaaaccttaaagcccatcctgtgccagctcctgccatgggacaccttccactgttcCAGGGTGGTAAtaatatccaatttaaatctctgcttttttggtttaaaaccattcccctgTCCTCTCACTACACCCCTGCTAAAAATCTGTCTCCACCTTCCCTGTGAGCCTCTTTAATCCTCCAAGCATCCTCTGATCTTGGTCCCCCAGCTGCACATCTACCCAAAACTGGGCctggctgcctgccctgggaTCAAGACTCCAATCTATTTAAATGTTGGagagtatttttaattacaggGATAGCCAGGAGCCGCCCCTGGGCATGGGAACTGGTGCAGCCAAAGGTGCTGGGTGCAGGTGGAGCGTGTGTTAGCACTTGCAGCACCCTGACCCACCGTTGGGACAAGGAGCaatccctccctgtgcccttACAAGGCAGATCCTTGGTGCCCTTCCCTGGATCCAGCTTCTCCAGTGTCCCAGCTGGCATTTCTCACCCTGGAGAGGGGGGAAAGGGGaacagcagcatggaaaatgtCACATGAGAGCGATGCTGGGGCAGTCACGGcgctgcagctgcccagggggGCTGGAAAATGTGAGAGTTTGAGCAAATCCCAGGGAACTAAAGCTGGGATTCCCTGGCCAGCTCAAACTGGATCCAGCCTCAGCGGCATCAGAGTCCCttgggttttggggagggggctggaAGGTGGCAGGTCAGGGCTGGGGGCTTGGTGCCAGATCCCTGGCACAGATGGTGTGAGGACCTCACTGTCCAGGGCTCtgtccttccttcttccctctctttgaAGCTCCTGGGCAAAGTCTGACCTGGGCTGGGCACTTGTGCCAGcgccagcagctgctcccagtccAAGCCAGGTTATTCCtttgctccagccctgctctgaccTGATGCTGGTGCCATAGAGCTCCCAACCATCCACCTGCAGAATGTGTCTGTCCTctgccctcctcctgcagctcccgtgtccctgctctgggattAGACCCTGTTTAATGCACGGGATCCAGGGGGATGAGAGGTGCTTATGGAAACACAAGGTCACATCTGCAGGTTAAGCAAAAacagccctggctcctggctctcctggctTTGCCATTCCAGTGTGGTGTGATAAGATGGGGGAATTCTGCTTTGAAAGCAGAAACTCTTCTAAAGTCAcctttccttgctttgcttgtCTCTGGCAGCCACTGGAACACCACCATGCCGTGCTGGCAGTGAGGTGATGGGGAAACACATCCCAAATAAGCCTCTCCTTGGAGCCCCAATGACTCTCCCAAGGGCTTTCCCTGCTCAGTGCAACCAAcaccctcctccctgctccattCCTGGCTTTTCCAGGGTCCCCAGGTTTCCTCCTCCACAATGGTGTTGACACAAGGATCTTGTGGTGCATCCTTTGTTAGgccccagcctgcagctttCAGGAGGATGCTGAGACTTGGGGGTCTCAAATCCCTGGAAATCTGAAGGATGGCTCTTGGCAACACCTTTCCCTTGGCTGGTGGGCTCAGCTTCTGCCAGTAAGTGGCTGCCTCTGCAGGAAAACCAGCTCATGTGGTGCAGAGGCTTGAAAGGCTTGAAAAGACTGGCTGTTTTCATGCCCTTAGTCCCGTGGTTGGGGATTTACCACATTCCCAGCAAGGTTTCCCAAGGAAGTTGTGTCTGCcccgtccctggaagtgttcaaggccaggttggatgggccaTAGGGCAGGGGAGTGGAACTGAGTGGTCCTTGGGtaccattccatgatcctgtgaATTAGCTGAAGGAGGGAGAGGCTGCCAGGGTCTGCAACTCCACCTTCTGCATCTCCCTGAAGTCTGGGtctcccagcttttcctcttatttttaattaatccaGTTTTCCAGAGGGTTCCTAGGCAATGGAATTGCAGTCAGTTGGAGGTGTTGAGGTGGGATCTCTGGGGTGACCAACCTCGGAGGTGCTGGGACGTGATCCCACAcatgctgctgttcccaggagcacagcagcttttccaggtaCTCAACTCTCACCTTTTGCCAAGAGCAAACAGCCCCTGGAATCAGGGTTCTGTGTTTGCCCTCGCTGTGggctcagcaccagcactgATACCTTATCACGGGACCTGGGAGCCCGAAGTGGGGCAGTGCCCAGACCTGCAGCCCAGCACGTGTTCCCAGCATGGCTGGGAATTTTCCGAGGGAGAGTTTGCtgcctttttcctcctgcaatGCTGATCCACCCAGGAGTTCCCAGGAATTGCCCCCAAACTGTTTGTGCTGAGCAGGGTGAGGGGGGTTTGGGTGGGGTTTGGGTCCTGTTCCGtggccagggcagagcagaactggtcccacacagctctggggcCATGAACCCCACCAGGTGTGTGAGGGACAAGGGTGGCCCCATCCAGGCTCCTCAGCCCGTTTTTGGGATCCTCCTGGGTTCTCTGCGTTACCTCCAAGGAGCTGAGTAACCTGTGATCCTCCTGGCTCCCGTGCCCTTATCCCTGGTGTACTTATCAGCCCTCCCGAGGTGTTCTCCATGCTCTGCTAGCGAGCAGAATGGCCTCAGTGCCCCTGGCCAGGGAACCGGAGCTCAGTGCGAGGGGCAGGACGCGATGATGAGCATCACATCCAGCTCTGTGGCTGAGGCtggtgcccaggctgggctcagcagggcaCTCAGGAGCCTCTCCaaggttttcctgctgtgttttccgTGTGAAGAGCCACGGCGGCTGTGGCATGCCCTGTGGAGAGGAGCTGCCAAACTGGTTTAGAGCTCATCACTGCAAAGggtcaggaggaggaggagaaaggaataTCCGGGGACTGAGTGGCACAGCGCAGGACAGCTCTGATAGCTCTGTGCTTTTCAGTGATGTCATGCTCTGACCCCTCTTTTGGTGGTGTTCTGGCCCCCCAAGGTGCTGCACCGACCCCCAAGTGCACTCCCCgttctccctgcccagctccgATCCCGCCGAAGCCGCGCACGGCCTTGGAGCCCTCTCATTCATTCCTCATCTCCttggagcacagcagctgctttccgCGGCCCTTTTCCAGATCTATGGAGCCGCTCCAGCTCCCCGGCAGTCCCGTGCCCCGTTCCCTCGCCCCTGGGCCCCGGAGGGTCAGCCCGGAGCTGCCTTTTCAGCCGGAGTCACTGGAGATGCGGGCGGCGTGCGCATACTAATGCCCGAGCCTTTGTCCGCTTTGTGCCGCACAAAGGGCCGGGATCGGCCCGCggggagccagcacagcacattCGATGCATTCAGGACTCCCGACAGTGCTGATAGAGGGCTTTCCCCAGCCCTCTCCGCACTAAAACAGCCAGCTGGGCGCTTTTCCTGCTGCCCGGCTCCGAGCGCAGCGAGCTGCCTTGGAAACAAGCGAGGGATGCTCGGGCTCGGCCCGTGGggctcccctggagcagccGTGTCCCGGTGCTTTGGGATCAGCCGAGTCCCGGTGCTTTGGGATCAGCCGAGTCCCGGNNNNNNNNNNNNNNNNNNNNNNNNNNNNNNNNNNNNNNNNNNNNNNNNNNNNNNNNNNNNNNNNNNNNNNCGGTGCTTTGGGATCAGCCGAGTCCCGGTGCTTTGGGATCAGCCGAGTCCCGGCTCTCTGGGATCAGCCGAGTCCCGGTGCTTTGGGATCAGCCGTGGATCCCAAAgatctttcttctctcctggaGAAGGCAGCAATGAGGCTCCAGAGCTCTTTGGaagcctctccctgcctcttttcctgctgccaccttcccttcctggggttcctgggcagggagggagctcagcctgggctcTGGAGGCTGAGCCTGGACACGAGGGGGTATTGAATATTCCAAAAACTCAGCCGAGCTCTGGTGTTCCCACAGCTGCCATCAGGGTTTGAGCCCTTGGGATGGAGGTTTAGGAGCTTCCACACCAGCGTTGGTAGGGTCAGGagtggctctgctgccttcttcCTGATGGAGCCTGAGGCTCATCTTCCTGCTGGGGATGGGCTTttctggctggggctgctgggatTTATCCTCCTGCATCTGGATCTGGCTCAGTGATGGTCAAATGTCCATTCTCCACTGGCTGTGGGAGTGCCAgggggcagaggaggggcaggggaTACAGGGACTGCTCcaataaaataccaaaaaaaatataataatgaattaaataatgaaatctaATAAAAAACCTGACCTTATTGTACCTGGGTGGGGTCCAGTCACCTCAGGGCTGTGGCATGGTGTGGACAGAGGACCCTCCCAGTTAATGGCTTGTCCTTGTCCTGATCCCACAGAGGACGGGGATTTCCTAGCGCTGGACCTTGGTGGCACCAACTTCCGTGTGCTGCGGGTGAAGGTGTCGGACAACGGGCTGCAGAAGGTGGAGATGGAGAACCAGATCTACGCCATCCCCGAGGAGCTCATGCGTGGCAGCGGGGTGCAGGTGGGTCCTGGCAGagcccctggggctggagcaggactgGGTGTCCCCATTGTCACCCCTGGGCCAGGGGACGCTGCTGGATCTTGGGGATTGCTGCTGAGTGGGGTGGGCAGGGATGTGGACACAGCATCCCCTCGGAGCAGGCAGCCAGCTGAGTCTCACTCTTTAcctttcttccagctttttgACCACATTGCTGAGTGTTTGGCCAACTTCCTGGACAAGCTGCAAATCAAAGACAAGAAACTCCCCCTTGGCTTCACCTTCTCCTTCCCGTGTCACCAGACCAAGCTGGACGAGGTGGGTGATTGCTGTGGATTCCACACCAATTTATCTTAGGCATTTAATTAGGCTCATTGATTTTGAGCCACGTGACCTTTCCTGAAGGGCCACATCTCTCGTTCCTGTAAATCCATTTCCCAAGCTCTGGGTGAGTGGAGCTTAGGAACAGCactgtccttttattttttatcaataTTTCAATGACTCAGTGGCTGCAGGGTCAGGGACAGAGAGGACGGAACATTCCTTCAGGGAATGCAGCTTGGCATCACTTCCCAATAACCCTGTTGCTTGTCATCTTTTCCAAACATGCTATCACTGTCACTGTGACTGTCACTGCCActgtcctgtcactgccagTTTCCCCAGCTCTAAGGAAGGGTGGGGTCTGCCTCCCTAAGGGGGCTGTGCCCATAGGGTTGGAGATTTCAAATGCAGTCGAGTCCCATTCCTGCCCCCCAGGGCTCAGCTTGGCACCTGGCCAGGTGCCCCCCAGCCCACAGGAACAGGTCAAGGAGCATTCCGTAGGCACAATGAGCATCTCACCCCTCAGGGATGGGTCAAGGAGCGTTCCTTGGGCTTGTGAACAGGTTTTGCTGCAGGGCTCAATCAAACCTGATCATGGGAATCGAGCAAGAGCAGCTCTCGTTATTTTGCGGTTATTTTGCGGCCATAAACGTTATCTGACACGGAAGCTGTGGCTGATAGCGCAGCTGGTGAGCTGATAACGAGGGGTTTGCCTGCAGGGCCTCAtgtcccctgtgccaggagTCAGGTGTCACCTCCAAGCTTCCCTCTTGTTGTTCCCCTGCAGAGCATCCTGGTGACGTGGACGAAGGGGTTCAAGTGCAGCAGCGTGGAGGGCAGGGACGTGGTGTCCCTGCTGCGCAAGTCCATCAAGAAAAGAGGGGTAAGAGGCTGGGATGGGTGCACAGGGGTCCCTGGCACAGGCGACCTTGGCTCCCTGCAGATGTTTCGGTCCGTTTTGTCTCCCTTGGGTCACTCTGGTTTCCACCATCCCAGGACTTTGACATTGACATTGTGGCCGTGGTGAACGACACCGTGGGAACCATGATGACCTGTGGCTATGATGACCACAACTGTGAAGTTGGCCTTATTGTCGGTGAGCTGCAGCAAGGGGGAAGAGCTGGGGTCCATCTCTCCAGGAGAGCCAGAGGGAGATCCTGCTTCTTGCAGACCTCGGggtctttggggaaaaaaagagagggggTATCAGTGTGGAAAAACCAGCTTTGTCCAATGTTTTTTGCTTAGCTCTTCACTTTCTTTGGTGCGTTGGGCTGTGGCCAGAGGGAAAttgggaataatgggaatgaggaaaaatgggaatgaggGAAAAGCAGTGTCCTTGCTCACCCTGTCCACGTGCTTGGCCCAGGTACCGGTACCAACGCCTGCTACATGGAGGAGATGAGGCACATTGACCTGGTGGAGGGGGACGAAGGCCGGATGTGCATCAACATGGAGTGGGGCGCCTTTGGTGACGATGGGGTGCTCAACGACATCCGCACCGAGTTCGACCGTGAGATCGACATGGGCTCGCTCAACCCTGGCAAACAATTGTGAGCAGATTCTTGGCTCGGGCTCAGGCTCGTGGTTTGCTCAGCATTGTCTGTCCTCCCATGGCGTTACTGGGGCTGGGGAGGTCATCCCAGCTAACTGGGTCACCGTGTCCTCCGCCACCGGTGCACAGAGGGGCTGTGTCCCAAAGCAGGACTGTGTGCCCCACCTGCTGCCCTCATGAGCCCCTCATGTGGATGTGCTGGTTCCTGTTCCCCTTCTGGCCAGCAAAGTCAcccaccagcacaggcagacACCCTCACCTGATGTCCACATCCCAATCCTACacatttccccttccccacagggctgctgtggaATGGGGTGATCTGAGCTCCCTAAGGTGGCCACGAGTTCTGTTTGCAGAATGATGGTCACATCTGCACGGCTTCATGTTCTCAGTGATGGGATAAACTGCTCTGGGAAGAGATTACCTAGATTCTGTTTGGGATGAGAGGCTGCCAAGGGGTTTTCAGGTCAGCCTGTGGTCACCTCgtggcacacacacagccaaACACACAcattgtttagcctggagaaaagaaggctcaggggggaGCTtgtggtttaggttggacattagggAAGATTTCTGccctgaaagggtggtcaggtGTGGCATAGGCTGCCCAGGTGCCTGGTGGtgtcaccatctctggagggATTTAACAGCTCTGTGGGTCAGCAGGTGGCCTCGGCTGTGCCAGGGACTTGATAAccttagagggcttttccagcccaaaccattccctgattctGTCTCATGCCTCCCCACGGGCAGGTTTGAGAAGATGATCAGTGGGATGTACATGGGGGAGCTGGTCAGGCTCATCCTGGTGAAGATGGCCAAGGAAGGGCTGCTCTTTGGGGGAAGGCTCACACCAGATCTGCTCACCACTGGCCACTTTGAGACGAGATTTGTCTCTGCCATCGAGAAGTAAGTAGGATCCAGGTTTCCTGGGTCCCAGCCCATCTCCCAACATCCATGGATGGACCATCACTGAGCAAACCTGGACCATCACACGGCAAAGGTTGGATTCCCAGGCACGAACCCCTTTTTCACCTtccagggagaaggaagggctGCAGAAAGCTCACGAGATCCTGAGCAAGCTGGGCCTGGAGCCATCACACGAGGACTGCCTGGCCACGCTGCGCATCTGCCAGATCGTGTCCACGCGCTCGGCCAGCCTGTGTGGGGCCACGCTGGCCGCAGTGCTGCGCCGCATCAAGGACAACAAGGGCGTGGAGCGGCTGCGCTCCACCGTGGGCGTGGACGGCTCCGTCTACAAGAAACACCCCCAGTGAGtctggggtgctggggacaggggtctgggggtgctggggacaggggtctggtggggacaggggtctggtggggacagggacacagagagggatctgctgctgccagcagcatgtACAACTTGGCACAAGAGAAACGCCTCCAAATATCCCCTTGGGCACCTCGTGTGGATCCCAGGGGTCACACTCAGAGGGTCACACTCAGAGGGTCACACTCAggtcccctctcctcctcctcctccgtAGCTTTGCCCGTCGCCTCCACAAGACCGTGCGGAAGCTGCTGCCAGACTGCGAGATCCGCTTCATCCGCTCGGAGGACGGGAGCGGCAAGGGGGCAGCCATGGTGACAGCGGTGGCCTACAGGCTGGATGCACAGCACAAAGCCCGGCAGAAGATCCTGGAGCCCCTCAAGCTGAGCCAcgagcagctgctggaggtgaaGGAAAGGATGAGGATAGAGATGGAGAAAGGGCTGGGCAAGGAGACGCACGCGGAGGCGACGGTGAAAATGCTGCCCACCTACGTGTGCTCCACTCCTGATGGAACAGGTGATGTGTCCTGTGTAAAACCTCTGCACGTGAGCCCATGGTTGTCCTGCATCCTTGGGAATGGCTGGATCCTTTGTTATGGCCGGTTCCTCTTTGTGGTGGGAGTGGCACAAAGCTCCAGTTTGATACTGGGCAGAGCACTGAGCCTCTGGGACGTTCTGCACCTGACTTAACACAAAGCCTGGCTCTGCGTGCCCACAAATCCTGCCACAGGATTCTCTCCACCCTCATCCTGGATTGTGCTCCTGGTTCTTCCCGTGGCTTGGGCGAGTGCCTGACCTTGGCTTGAAGCTTGCAcaggtcctgtgcagggccaggagcttggacttcagtgatccttgtgggtcccttccaactcaggtTTATGATTCGAAGCCTCATCATCACCCCAAGTCTGGAGCAAACCTCTCCATCCTCTTCCCACCTGCACCCCCTGTTCCCACCTGCATCCCcagcctccatccccagccGTGCCTCCGTTTCCACCCCTCTCCCTGGAAGGGGCAGATTCACGTCTGCTCTGTGCCACATCCTggacagagctctgtgctgggatctCTCCTGATGATCCTCTCTTGGGTTGCAGAAAAGGGAGATTTCCTCGCCCTGGACCTGGGAGGAACCAACTTCCGCGTGCTGCTGGTGCGCGTCAGGAACGGGATGCGGCGCGGGGTGGAGATGCACAACAAGATCTACTCCATCCCTGTGGAGATCATGCAGGGGACGGGAGAGGAGGTCAGGATGGGCAAATGGAGATGGGAAAGGGACATCTTCCCTGGGGTGGCTGGGGCAGGACTGACCTTGGAGCTGGTTTTGCCTTTCCAGGGAGCAAAACCAGGAGTGGGGAGGGCTGGTGCTCTCCTGTGCCCTTAGAGCAGCGAGTTCTTCCCAGGGCTCTGGAGTTTGGGAAGCTGGAGACTGGTGTTTAGGTTGGGAACGGCGTTGTTCCTGGACATGACTGAacctccccaaatccctcacaCTTCACAAGAGCAGATAAACATCATCCCATTTCCCAGATAGGGAAACCACAACACAAGCAGTGAGAGACACATTTGGAAAGAGTTTTGCAAACCACTCCAGGCAGTGCTTGGGGACTGGGAGTATCTCCAGCAGACTGGGCTGGAGGGCTGTGGGGATCCCTTGCAGAGGGACTGGATTCCCATGTCTCCTCCCTGCTGGCCCCCACGCCTCCTGGGAGCTGCGAGGTGGGGACAATGCAGGGATTTGGCCATGCTGTGGGTGGGGAAGGGGGTGAAACCAAGTTTTTCGGGGTTGCTCCCCtcccacagtgctgctgagccGTGTTCTGCTCCATTCCAAGTCCTGGGAGTGACTTGAACATGCCGGTGTTCCGAATGGCTCAGAATCCCCAGCACTTTGGCCAGGCTGGCTTCTGGCTGTGGTGGTAACTTTTCCCTTTGGCTTTGCTTGTCCAGCTCTTTGACCACATTGTCCACTGCATCTCCGACTTCCTGGAATACATGGGAATGAAGGGCGTATCGCTCCCGCTCGGATtcaccttctccttcccctgccagcaGAACAACCTGGATGAGGTAACCCCGCTGCTCCTGGCGgcatccctggctgtgccccccACCTGCTGTTCAGGGGTCTCACTGGGGGCTTTTCCCACAACAGGGAATTCTCCTGAAGTGGACAAAAGGCTTCAAGGCGACGGGCTGCGAGGGAGAGGATGTGGTGGGCCTGCTGAAGGAGGCCATTCACAGGAGAGAGGTGAGCGGCCACGGGGCTGGGGGAAGGCGGTGGCTGCTCCCACATCCTGGCTTTCTTCAGCGTCATTAATTGGCCTGTAAAACAAATTAgtgggctgagctcagggtaATGAGAGTCGGAATTTTCACAGCCGCCCTTACTCATCACTGGAGGTTGGATTTTCAGACCCTGGAGCTATGGGCTGGCtcctggccagggctggagcagacTTGTCTGGCCTTGAGCTCAGGAGACACAGTTTTGTTTCCTCAGCACAGACCACCTTGAGCTcctgcccaggggctgctcctggcagagctggcctggcccctcagcagctggaggtgtCTGAGGTCTGAGCTCTACCTGCAGACAGTGGGGCTGTGGGAAGTCCATGGGTGCCTCCATGTCTGTGGAGGCAGATGGCCATGGAGGACGAGGGAGAACAGTTTTAAACTTTCCCAGCCACGGGAGCAGACTTAGCAGGAATTCCAAGTCCTCCAGGAATAACCTGTGCAATCCATCCCTCTGCAGGAATTCGACCTGGACGTGGTGGCAGTGGTCAATGACACAGTTGGCACCATGATGACCTGTGGGTACGAGGATCCCTACTGTGAAGTTGGGCTGATTGTCGGTGAGAACTGCAAGATCCTTACggagctcctgctctgtggtCCCACCCCTGCCCCGTGGGGTGTCCCAGGGCTCTGATCCCGCTCCTCTCCGCAGGCACGGGCAGCAATGCCTGCTACATGGAGGAGATGAGGAATGTGGAGCTGGTGGAAGGGGACGAGGGCAGGATGTGTGTCAACATGGAGTGGGGGGCCTTTGGGGACAGCGGCTGCCTGGATGACATTCGGACGGAGTTTGACCTGGCGGTGGATGAGCTGTCCCTCAACcctgggaagcagaggtggGTGGTGGCTTTGGGGGGCTGCAAGGAACCCCGATGAGGCTGAGGGTCCAGGAGCAGTTCTGACCCCTCGGTGGGTCCAGGGGATGATGAGCAGGACACTGATGTGTCCCTTGTCCCCTGCCCGTGGGTGGGGGCCGTGCTGCTGAGCTTGCTGAAGGGATTGTACTGAAGGcacctggcagggctggaatccCTGTCCAGTCCcagtgtcccctcctgtcctgaTGCCCAGCCTCACCCTCTCCTTCCCAGGTATGAGAAGATGATCAGTGGGATGTACCTGGGGGAAATTGTCCGCAACATCCTGATGGACTTCACGAAGAAAGGGCTGCTCTTCCGGGGACGGATCTCGGAGAGGCTGAAGACCAGAGGAATCTTTGAGACCAAGTTCCTGTCTCAGATAGAGAGGTGCGGTCCAACAGGTGCCAgtcagagcagggatgg
It encodes:
- the LOC107213868 gene encoding LOW QUALITY PROTEIN: hexokinase-2 (The sequence of the model RefSeq protein was modified relative to this genomic sequence to represent the inferred CDS: deleted 2 bases in 2 codons), with translation MIASHLLAYFFTELNHDQAQKIDKYLYHMRLSDETLLEVSQRFEKEMEKGLGADTNPTASVKMLPTFVRSTPDGTEDGDFLALDLGGTNFRVLRVKVSDNGLQKVEMENQIYAIPEELMRGSGVQLFDHIAECLANFLDKLQIKDKKLPLGFTFSFPCHQTKLDESILVTWTKGFKCSSVEGRDVVSLLRKSIKKRGDFDIDIVAVVNDTVGTMMTCGYDDHNCEVGLIVGTGTNACYMEEMRHIDLVEGDEGRMCINMEWGAFGDDGVLNDIRTEFDREIDMGSLNPGKQLFEKMISGMYMGELVRLILVKMAKEGLLFGGRLTPDLLTTGHFETRFVSAIEKEKEGLQKAHEILSKLGLEPSHEDCLATLRICQIVSTRSASLCGATLAAVLRRIKDNKGVERLRSTVGVDGSVYKKHPHFARRLHKTVRKLLPDCEIRFIRSEDGSGKGAAMVTAVAYRLDAQHKARQKILEPLKLSHEQLLEVKERMRIEMEKGLGKETHAEATVKMLPTYVCSTPDGTEKGDFLALDLGGTNFRVLLVRVRNGMRRGVEMHNKIYSIPVEIMQGTGEELFDHIVHCISDFLEYMGMKGVSLPLGFTFSFPCQQNNLDEGILLKWTKGFKATGCEGEDVVGLLKEAIHRREEFDLDVVAVVNDTVGTMMTCGYEDPYCEVGLIVGTGSNACYMEEMRNVELVEGDEGRMCVNMEWGAFGDSGCLDDIRTEFDLAVDELSLNPGKQRYEKMISGMYLGEIVRNILMDFTKKGLLFRGRISERLKTRGIFETKFLSQIESDCLALLQVRSILQHLGLESTCDDSIIVKEVCTVVARRAAQLCGAGMAAVVDKIRENRGLDFLKITVGVDGTLYKLHPHFSNVLQETVKQLSPKCEVTFLQSEDGSGKGAALITAWPAASARPGSGRGKQVCPRAWFQQNRTFPHPIPPSLCTHSHTHAAPPSKQTRSFTCSPRHHGGTGDAVGSVQSDVVGVSLHAIKPPVE